A single genomic interval of Cucumis sativus cultivar 9930 chromosome 5, Cucumber_9930_V3, whole genome shotgun sequence harbors:
- the LOC101214077 gene encoding receptor-like cytoplasmic kinase 176 isoform X2, whose product MGSCVSVPAIDNRSPFHGIDSNGSTSSASVHPSPRTEDEILQSPNLKRFCFNELKKATGNFRQRSMVGEGGFGSVFKGWIDHHSLAATKPGSGIAIAVKRHNQEGFQGHNEWLAEINYLGQLHHPNLVKLIGYCLENEDQLLAYEFMSKGSLDNHLFGRGSGSQPLSWKLRMKIALDAAKGLAYLHGKKVIHRDFKSSNILLDANYDAKISDFGLAKDGPVGNESHVSTRCMGTYGYAAPEYMATVSEQFYWRYYAEDEHWMRQRQEESKT is encoded by the exons ATGGGATCTTGTGTTAGTGTTCCTGCAATCGACAATCGATCCCCTTTTCATG GAATCGATTCCAATGGTTCCACCTCCTCTGCTTCTGTTCATCCAAGTCCAAGAACAGAGGATGAGATTCTGCAGTCTCCAAATCTAAAGAGATTTTGCTTTAACGAACTCAAAAAGGCGACCGGTAACTTCCGACAACGGAGTATGGTGGGGGAAGGTGGGTTTGGGAGTGTGTTCAAGGGTTGGATTGATCACCACTCTCTTGCCGCTACCAAGCCTGGCTCCGGCATCGCGATTGCTGTCAAAAGACATAATCAAGAGGGCTTCCAAGGCCACAATGAATGGTTG GCGGAAATCAATTATTTGGGGCAGTTGCATCATCCAAATTTGGTGAAATTGATTGGTTATTGCTTGGAGAATGAGGATCAGCTTCTTGCTTATGAATTTATGTCAAAAGGAAGCTTGGATAATCACCTTTTTGGAA GAGGATCTGGATCTCAACCACTTTCATGGAAGTTGCGTATGAAAATTGCATTGGACGCAGCTAAAGGATTGGCGTATTTACATGGCAAAAAAGTTATCCATCGTGATTTCAAATCATCAAACATCTTGCTCGATGCG AATTATGATGCAAAGATATCGGACTTCGGATTAGCTAAGGACGGCCCGGTGGGAAATGAAAGTCATGTTTCTACAAGATGTATGGGCACTTATGGTTATGCAGCTCCTGAATATATGGCCACag